AAGGGAGTCCTATTAAAACGGATTCTACTGTATTAAATATAGAAATTAGTGAGAATATTGATATATTAAATAAAGTATTGAGAGATAATACTTTAACTTTTGAAGTAAATAATAATAGTTTTGTTTATGGACTTGGAGGAAGTAATAGAGGCATTAATAAAATGGGGTATACGTATACTTCATATTGCAGTGATGATCCAGTACATACTGAGGATAAAACTTCACTTTATGCAGCACAAAATTTCTTTGTACTGAAAGATGAAGAAAAAGTTTTTGGTATGTTTATAGATAGTCCTGCAAAAATAACATATGATGTTGGTTTTACTGAGATAGATAAATTTACTATTAATATTGAAAGTGATGATTATGATATTTACTACATTACAGGTAAAAATATTAACGAGATAGTAAAGGAATTTAGAAGTTTAATTGGAAGAAGTTATATTCCGCCAAGATGGGCCTTTGGTTATGGGCAAAGTAGATGGGGATATTTTAATGAAACTGATATAAGAAAAGTATTTGATAATTACAGAAAAAATAACATTGGTTTAGATATGATTTATTTAGATATAGATTATATGGAAGAATTTAAAGACTTTACTATAAATAAAGAGAGATTTCCAAATTTTGAAAAATTTGTAAAAGAAATACAAGATGAAAATGTAAGGCTTATACCTATAATTGATGCTGGTGTTAAAATAGAAAAAGGTTATGATGTATATGAAGAAGGTGTAGAAAGAGGGTATTTTTGTAAAGATGTAGATGGAAAACCTTTCGTTGGTGCAGTATGGCCAGGACTTGTACACTTTCCTGATTTTTTAAATTCAAAAGCAAGAGAATGGTTTGGACAAAAATATAAATTCCTTATAGATAAAGGAATAGAAGGTTTTTGGAATGACATGAACGAGCCAGCTATCTTCTTTACTGAAAGAGGAATAAAGAAGATGTTCTCTAAGGTTGAAGAATATAGAAATAGAGAAAATATAGGTGTATATGATCTTTGGGATATGAAAAATTCATTTATGGATATGGATAATGCACAAGAAGATTATGATAGCATTTATCATGATTTGGATGGAGAAATAATAAATCATAATAAAGTACATAATTTATATGGATATAACATGACAAGAAGTGCTGGTGAGGAAATAGAAAAATTATCACCAGAAAAAAGAATGTTATTATTTTCAAGATCTTCATTTATAGGTATGCATAGATATGGTGGGATTTGGACGGGAGATAATCATTCATGGTGGTCACATATTTTATTATCAATACAACAAATGACGGGTCTTAATATGTGTGGATTTATGTATATAGGTTCAGACCTTGGAGGATTTAGTGGTAATTGTAGTGAAGATATGATGATGAGATGGTTAC
This Streptobacillus canis DNA region includes the following protein-coding sequences:
- a CDS encoding glycoside hydrolase family 31 protein, with the translated sequence MILKYRKGSPIKTDSTVLNIEISENIDILNKVLRDNTLTFEVNNNSFVYGLGGSNRGINKMGYTYTSYCSDDPVHTEDKTSLYAAQNFFVLKDEEKVFGMFIDSPAKITYDVGFTEIDKFTINIESDDYDIYYITGKNINEIVKEFRSLIGRSYIPPRWAFGYGQSRWGYFNETDIRKVFDNYRKNNIGLDMIYLDIDYMEEFKDFTINKERFPNFEKFVKEIQDENVRLIPIIDAGVKIEKGYDVYEEGVERGYFCKDVDGKPFVGAVWPGLVHFPDFLNSKAREWFGQKYKFLIDKGIEGFWNDMNEPAIFFTERGIKKMFSKVEEYRNRENIGVYDLWDMKNSFMDMDNAQEDYDSIYHDLDGEIINHNKVHNLYGYNMTRSAGEEIEKLSPEKRMLLFSRSSFIGMHRYGGIWTGDNHSWWSHILLSIQQMTGLNMCGFMYIGSDLGGFSGNCSEDMMMRWLQFATFTPLMRNHSAIGTREQELYQYKNIDDFRNIVDIRYRLIPYIYSEYMKAVLNNEMYFKPLSFEYDDAISTRIEDQLLIGNEIMIAPIYRPNQNGRVVYLPEEMKLIKFKDGDVIKEEILEKGHHYITTELNEFAIFIRKDKKIPYGKIAKNESEIDYENISFLGYENTSYLYYNDNGITREISEKYIISI